One Nicotiana tomentosiformis chromosome 1, ASM39032v3, whole genome shotgun sequence genomic window, CTTAAAGAAATTTATGATAAATTTGTCGCTTTGATCTTCAAAGGTTTGCTAAGTATAATAGGTTGGAGTATAATGTAACTGAATATGTGACTTTTGCTTCTATTCTTACTTGATTCAAAATGAATGCATTAATCAAGGGGAGGAGTTATATTTTAAGTATAAGGTTTATACCCCGGCGGATGTACCAAGGTTGAAGTGGTGTTGAATATGTCATTTCTTACTTCTTTAAATGTGACACCGCTTACAAAAAAATCTTGCGTATACCGCTGGTTataagtgtttttttttttatgtataagAATATACTTAATATTTCTTTATGGTCTCTATTAGCATTAGAAGGTTCTCAAGGATATTTAGTTTATCACCTAAATTATTAGGAGATAGTTGCACCAatcttagaaaattttgctgaAAAACTAGTAAGGAATTTGGTGAAGTGATTTATCCAAATTAAGATATGCCAGTCAATTGTTGTGAAGAAGATAGATAATAGCTAATCCATCAATTAGAAGCTTTCCTTTTGTTTATCATCTTTTTCAGTAAAAAATTAAAGCTCTTTCATTTTCAACTAAAGAAAAaggtttaagaaaagaaattgggcgtTGACCTCAAATAGCATTTGATTCCTGCAGATCTATCTTGGCTTATTGCATTGGTAAAAAAGGGGCTCGATTTCCCAATCAATCGGCTAAGGTTTCGTAATTTCGTTCTGTTCGAAAAACCTGTTTACTTAGACTTTTGTTTTCTTTCCAGAAAACCATGGCCGTCTATAtatggtagttgacttttgcCCCTCTGTATTATCCTGCATTCAAGATAGTCAAAGTCAACTCCTGCCATtgtaataaattttattttcatttatTATAATCGTGTTAAATTTTTTATACTATCAGTATATATTAACCAGTCAGAAGTATTTTTATTTTACCAATTCAGGATAAGTATAAATAGTTAAAATGATACTATATAGCCgcaatatttttgtatatatatacatttatgtatgttatttacaaaaaatatactctttccgtttcaatttatgtgaacctatttcctttttagtccgtgccaaaaagaatgacctctttccttatttggaaacaatttacctttatgcaatgatttatagctacacaaaatatatgtgcctcatttaataccacaagttcaaaagttttctctcttttcttaaatttcgtatcCAGTCAAAtgtgttcacataaattgaaacagagggagtataaaTTATATACACTTTTGCGGCTATTGAACGTAAATAATTTTGGCCTCGGGTTAAAAGTAATCTTTGCTCCTATGCATAGCCACATGCTGTTGTAGCTCATCTTAATCCAATAGTGTAAAAAAATCTTAATCAGGCACAAAAGTTAGACTTACTATATTTTCCATATTAATTACCAATGGTTTTAATTTATACATACTACTAATAAATTGCGAGTAAACTTTTTTATTTTCTAAGTTACTCATCCCACTTTTATGAGTAGCTACACTAAATATCTTTGAGGAAATATAAAAATGCAAGTATATAGGAGTTAAATCATTTAGCAAGATATTATTTCTACTGATAAAAGGGATAAACATAAAAAACGAAAGGCAATAAAAAAGGTTAATAGAGTCACGTAACGTGAAGTACTTGGCCATAAATTTGTTGGTGGCAGGTCGTTCACCGAACCCTTAACCAGCTACATGATCACAACCCCATGTTCCATTTATGAGTTGTTATACTAATTCTTAACTAAATTTTTGCaaccaaaaaacaaaaacaaaagcaCATATACATCTCCATAAGTACAACTTTCCAATCCTTTCTCACTTCCCTTTTATCTGTTTTTCTCTTTCTGCACTACTAGCTACTTTTTTCTCAACTAATCTCATTTACTTCATTTCACCACCCCTTAGCTTCCTTCATTCAATGCTTGAATTTAAAGAGCAGCTCCTTTTCTCTGCAGAAATTAGTTGGGGAGCTTTTCATCCCAACCCCCTACCCCCCACCATCCCTcatttgtatttttccttttgATTGCCCACTGTTAAGTTTTGGCTATAGTGGTTTTACTTGATGTCCTTTTGCTACAAATCTTGAATATAGCTTCTTTTTTTTATATGCATTTATTGTGTTTGCCAGAGAGAAAAAAATTAGATGGTGAAATCCAAGATACAGTCTGGCGCTTAGTTATTGCTCCTCAATTCTACTTCAACTACTACTATTATTTTCCTCCCCTATAAATTCCCTTTTATTCTCCTTTTCTTTTGTTAAATCTCATAGTACTATCTACTCCATTGGCcgtctttttttcttcttaatttaTATGCTTCATTCTCTCAAAACATGGACATTGCCATAGCTTTACTCTTGTTCACTGCCATAACTTGTTATCTTCTATGGTTCACCTTCATCTCAAGATCTCTCAAGGGTCCACGTGTCTGGCCCTTATTGGGCAGCTTACCGGGCTTGATCGAGAACTCCGAGCGTATGCATGACTGGATTGTGGACAACCTCCGCGCGTGTGGTGGCACGTACCAGACATGCATATGTGCTATCCCATTCTTGGCCCGGAAGCAAGGTCTCGTGACTGTCACGTGCGACCCGAAAAACTTGGAGCATATTTTGAAGACCCGATTCGAGAACTACCCGAAGGGTCCGACTTGGCAAGCCGTTTTCCATGAGCTGCTTGGCCAAGGAATTTTTAACTCTGATGGTGACACGTGGCTGTTTCAAAGGAAGACGGCGGCGCTTGAGTTCACGACTAGGACCCTCCGCCAAGCCATGGCTCGATGGGTCAACCGAGCCATTCAGCTTAGGTTCTGTCCAATTCTTAAGACGGCTCAGCTTGAAAGCAAGCCGGTTGATTTACAAGATCTTTTACTTAGGCTTACTTTCGACAACATTTGCGGCTTGGCTTTTGGCAAGGACCCGCAAACATTGGCACCCGGCTTGCCGGAGAATACCTTTTCTTCGGCTTTTGACCGAGCCACTGAGGCGTCGCTGCAGCGGTTCATATTACCTGAAGTTATATGGAAGCTGAAGAAATGGCTTGGGCTAGGAATGGAAGTCAGCTTGAACCGAAGCCTTGTACAGCTGGACAAATACATGTCTGACATCATCAATACACGTAAGCTTGAGTTGATGAGTCAGCAAAAAGATGGAAACCCACATGATGACTTATTATCAAGGTTCATGAAGAAGAAGGAATCCTACACGAACAAGTTCTTGCAACACGTGGCACTCAACTTCATCCTAGCTGGACGTGACACGTCATCGGTCGCATTGAGTTGGTTTTTCTGGTTGGTCATACAAAATCCAGTAGTTGAACAAAAGATCTTACACGAAATATGCACGGTCTTGATAGAGACACGTGGCAGTGACACATCATCATGGCTCGACGAGCCGTTAGCTTTCGAGGAAGTTGATCGGCTAACCTACTTGAAAGCTGCATTATCTGAAACTCTCCGGCTTTATCCGTCGGTGCCGGAGGACTCAAAGCACGTGGTGGTCGACGACTTGTTGCCGGACGGAACATTTGTTCCGGCAGGTTCATCAATAACATATTCCATATATTCAGCTGGAAGAATGAAAACTACATGGGGTGAGGATTGCTTAGAGTTCAAGCCAGAGAGGTGGCTAACCCCAGATGGTAAAAAGTTTGTAATGCATGAACAATACAAGTTTGTGGCTTTTAATGCTGGTCCAAGGATATGTCTAGGGAAAGACTTGGCATACTTGCAAATGAAGTCGGTGGCGGCAGCAGTGTTGCTCCGCCACCGGCTCATGGTGGCTCCCGGCCATAAGGTGGAGCAGAAAATGTCATTGACTTTGTTCATGAAAGACGGCCTTAAAGTAAATCTTCTTCCAAGAGACCTCACACTATTAACGGATAgtctaaagaaggaaaaagagGTCCAATTAGTCCAAAAATTGCATAGGGACAAAGATGAATGATCATAATGGGGAGAGGGGTAGGAGGGTGGTTGAGGTGGTTTAAAGAATGGTGTCGGCAAATATTGATTGCAAAGGAGCTAGTTCAATTGGATTGGCTTATGGTGGTTAATTCTCACATGAATGCTCAATTATGGCAGCTTTTGTCATAAAGGAGAAATGACGGTATTCATGATTTTAAGGTACATCTCATTCATTGTGAGACAAACTTTTTTTTTCGGTGGTAGATGAGCACAACTGGAAATGATTTTGAGGTTGAAGAGGAGGAAGATTTCTCAATAATTTACTAGtaataagttgtacaagtatcTAGCTGCACTACTTTTCTTCTTTTAATTATTCTATAGTATCCTAAAGCTGACCCCTTTATTTGTTCCTTTTACGTTGTTTGGTTATTCTCCTTAGAATTCTTTTGtattttctagttttttttttcagTCTCACTTTGTTTGGTATGTTAATTCTTTTGTATcttgttattatttttgaataacTAATGGTGTTTGTTTTGTTTCTGGCCTCTTGTCCCACAATTTACATTTTAAATGCTTAATGCTCAATAGCGAAAGTAGAAAGCTGGACCACTGGTCAAGCATAAATGGAACCTAAAACTTTTCTGTAAAGCCCTTTCCTAGGTTGAGATTAGTTTTTGGAAGATCGGTTACAATCAAATTAATAACTAATCTAACTGAATTGCTTAATTCAATTTCCTTTTCCCAAAATCAGTGACATTTGCAACTAGGAGTCGAACTCTAGCTGTCGCAAATCTTTCTCTCATTTGAAGGTGAAATTCGTTGAAATGGCAAGTCTCATATTACCTGGAATTTATCATCCAAGAAAATGCAAGATTTTAAAGTCTATCTAGGCGATGTCTCAAAGTCTATTACGGAAACGGGCCCTTAGCTTAATTATATCCCAATCTCATGGTTCTATAATCTCATTTTCTGTTCTTTGTAAATTCAACTCTATTTCTTTTCCAGGACTTAGCAAAATCCTGTCTGCTGATGCATATCCTGGTGTTCAGACCAGAAACTAAACATCTCTCCTTAAATATCTCTATTGGAGTATTTGATTGATGAAGCAAGGGGATCTTAAATCCATATGAAGGAATCCACATCACACATAGCACTGAAGGGCGTTTTTTAAGCCAGCTCAGTTCTCTTATCACAGAGAAATTTAAGCTGAGTGTATTGAGTTTGGTCAGAGCAAAACCAAATCTAGGCATTACATTTGGTACTATCATATCTAAGTTCCGTAAAATTTTTAGAGTCCATCGTTAAGTGTCAGATCAACATCCTGAGAAGTATTAAACAAGTATAATGGAACCATAATAACGCGTCCGTACAACAAGACTAGCAAACGGTATCAAGGTTGAAGGAAAATACTAAGCTAAAAAAATGTCCAGACTTCATATCAGGTGTTCTATGGAAAATCCATGCCAGTAAATTTACCAACATTTACAGGTCAAATTACCCAGATAGCTTTTTGCTAAGCATGGTTCAAAGTTTTATGCAAGTAAAGAGCACCTTTAAGGAGAAACTTTCCGAAAGCAACTCTGAAAATTGTTTTACGGACCTCATTGCAGGGGACTTTCTATGTATAAACCTGGGGGCATTAGCACCTTGTACTCATAACTGGAATTTATGCTTGTAGTAAAACTCGTTTCCAGGTATCCGATGGATTTGCACTTTTTCTGATTTCTTAAGTTACACTAGGCTTCCTTCATGCAACCTTTAATATCTACTCGAGGATTCTCTCTCCAGTTGAGAAAAAATTCCAGACTAATGTGCCTATGATGTATAATATAACAGCCACCTTAAATACATCATCCCAAGATCCTGCAGAAGGAAAATACAGGAATGTCATGAATAAACTCAAAACCAACATTCTCATTCAGAACCACCAAGCTGATAAGAAAATATACAACATAAATACCTTTTTGTAGTATGTATCCAGTTGCAGCTGTACCGAAGACACCAGCTAGCACTCCAGCAGTATTAGATAATCCCAACAACACTCCCTGCGGGAGGAGATGtataaaaaaatttcaaacatCTAAATTTCAAAACAAGCTACAAAATGTCCAACTGTTCTGTGAAAAATATAATGGGTTGAGGCAAGCGTTAGCAGAGGTTTACAGCCATCGACCAACAAGCTAACATGATATAAAATTTCTTTCATGATTACTAATTCATAAAATATAGTTAACAGTGTCCAGACAAGAACTTCCACCAATGGTGATAAGATAAAGTTCACGAGTTGCATCCTGGGACCGCAGTTACCTACTAACCGGGAAAAAAGTAGGACAACGATTCTAGACATGTCAATCAACATATAAAGCTTTTATAGGCAGTAGAGGTACTTACAGCGTAACGCGGTCCAATGTCTTGGTGATTAGAGTAGAGGCCAGACTGAGAGAATGCATCCGATCCCttgcaaaaaatcaaaaaatcaaaatATCTAATCAACAGACTTCAAAAATCTCCCAAAAGTATGTCATTCCATTATCCTATGGTACCAACCTGACTGCATGCCATGCATAGCACTGCTAACGCAGGAGTCCTCACATGGCTTAATTGTGAAAGAAAAAAAGCAGGGCCCAGAAAACCAATAGATTGCATAATCTGCAAATTTACTTTGGTAGTTATTTATTAGAAACGAAATAAATTCAAGTAATGCTCATCATTAGATGATTAAACTATAACGCTATACACAGTAAACTTTATACAAGAGTTTTATGAAGCCCTTGCCTTACGAACTGATGTTATGGAGAATCCTTTGCTCACAAGTGTATCGGCAATCCAACCACCTACATTTGCAAATACGGCCATGGTCAGCCATGGCAATACGCAGAGTAGTCCTGATTCGGTGAGGTTGAACTTTAAAACCTGTAGAGATAAAAAGATTGGAGAGAAAGACCTTAATTAGCTTGCACAATAAAGTTTGTTCTAAATACGGTACCGTCTTCAAAAAATCCATTAGCATTGAGTCACTTCAGATAGTTTAGCCCGTAACCTCATAAATTCAATCCACAGAATACAGAGAAATGTCAAGATCTACTAGAGCTAGTAAGGCAAGCACTAAAGGTATGACAAAACGAACCAATATCCAAATTCAAGTTGGAATACGAGTAACTGAAATTTTCACAAGATCATTACTCCAGATTCAGCATTATGGTTACAAGTTCTAGAGCCTTGAAGATTCTCAACATCTAAGAGAGTCATCAGTGATAGCAAGACAAATATTTCATGATACCACAAGAAACATTGATATTAGAAGGCAAGAAAATGGACTTGCATAATTAGTCGAGCGAAATGGATTAGCCAACCCAGCTAATTTGAGATTGAGGCATAGCTGATTATTGACTGATAAGATGGCTCACAAAGTGCTTAAAGTTATTTTGAGATTTATATTATCTTGACAAGGAATCTCTAAGGCAGTCACATCACACTCCACAGAAGCacggaaaaagaaaagaaacagatGCACAAAACAAATGGAATGTCAGAAGACTAGCCGAAACCAATCTGAAATGAACACAAATTATTTGTCAAGCAAGAATTCCAGATCTCCGGCTACCAGGCTCAGATGCTTAGATTAACTCCTATAACCATGCATGTTAAGATAGAGTTCATCTTTACCAATCTTTACTGTTATTCCTGGTGAAAtttcattatttttattaatGGTAAATTGCCAAGGAAATCAGAGGAAACAGAAGAGAGGAGAAGGTGAGATAAATTGAAGTATCAAGTGTACCCGGGATTTGTAATTACTTCAAGAAGTCTTTGACAGCATAATTAATAAATCTGTACACGCATAGTCACAAGAGTGACTTCTTGAATATGTTAAAGTTTATATTCGAGAACCATTTGGAGTTTGATTAAAcatttcttcttcctcttctaaTGATTACAATCTTGATTAGAGTTTTCAAGGAATTGGGCAGTTAATCAGCAAaatcaatttaaaatataaaaacagACTGCATAATGGATCAGGTAATTGGGTGCAGTTTTCCTGTCCTGCTAGGACTGAAATCAGAGGCATAAAACCATACAGCATCCTGTATCATTAATAGAATCTCTGAGATCTACGGTTCAGCTAGTCTCCAGGAAACGGTGCATGAATCAAATAATATCCCACTTGGACGAAGACAAAAAATAAAGTTTTATTTATTCTTTTGTTCTCCATTTTCCAGGATGATGAAATGCAAAGAAAAGAATTAACTCCAAGAAGAATGGCGCCAGACAGCAGTATCAGACATACCTGACTATAGTATGTAGGCATCCATGTCAGTAGAATAAATGTTCCCCAGTTATGACAGAAATGGGAGATAATGAGGGCCCAGACAGGTGCCTTTGATAAAATTAGTTTCCATGGGATGTTAGAGACAGGTTCCTTAGAGACACTGCCACCCATGATCAGCCTCTTTTCCAGCGCACTAAGCCCTGGATCATCTTTTGGAGAGCTATATGCCTGTAAAACAAAATAGTCAACGTATAACAAATGTTATACCATGGAATGATGTTTCAACCATGAAAAATCATGGAAAGGAAATAACAACCAGACATCTTAGATACATTGACAAGAAACTGACGCTCCTAAAGGATGATCGCAGAAGTTGAAAACTAATAACTATGTTGCTTTGTTAGAACTTCACAACTAGAAGCACAAAGGGTTCTCTTATCTTAAGCAAAACTGTGAGAAGGGAGAAATAATGATAACAAGTCATGAAAATTTTGAAAGACTATAAAAATAACATAAGTCAAAGATACTGAAAAAGCATACAAACTCACCTTGGTCAACCACAGCGCAAACCAGATGCTTCCAAGAGAACCAAAGGAATAGAACACTGATGGCCATCCGAACTTCTGGATCAAAATAGGAGAGAAAGCTAATCCTGTAACAGAACCAAGATACATTCCACTATACACTAGGGCAAGAGATCTGCTTCTTTCTGAGACAGGAATCCACTTTGAGAGCATATTATTCATGGCAGGCATCGCGACACCCTGACGAGAACTTACATAGTCAGAACAAGAGACTATGCATGCGATACTTGAATTAACTCCTTACCAACTACAGTTGTGGTACAAAAGAATCAGAGTGTACGGTGAGGCCCCAAAATTGATCCACAAGTTTATGAGATGTATCTTCTTAAATCCACTATGCTTAGTATAGCTAAGCGTGAAACAACTGGTTTCTCTTACAATGTCCATAACAAGAACATTCAGGCTACTTACTGGTCTAACGACTACTTAAAATGCTTGGAAAATCAGCTGCGTAGAAGATTTTGGAAGAAACTGGGAATATGCATATAGAGACTAACCTCCCCAATACCCATTAAGGCACGCACGACAAGTAAAAATGGAAGTCCCATTCTGGCGGCAATAGGAGTTAAAACAGTTGCAATCGACCACCAGACAACTCCGAAGCCAAGCACTACCTTCCCACCAAGTTTGTCCGCCCATATCCCTCCAACAATCTGCATATAGAACATATAAACAAAAGTAAGATATTGGTTTATCTAGCACATAAGAATAGCATATCAGAAACTGAATTGATTCTCCTATGTGTTCGTGCCTCTTCACTGGCAACCTAGAATAGAGTTCTAAGGCTAGCTTAGAGATTAATAATAGATAAAACCTTATGTTGAGACATGGTCAGAGTACATGAAAACCGCATCCATAATACAACAGATTGATCAAATACTAATACTAGAATAGGAAAGAGTTCGTGCACTAGAAGAGACCAAGATAGTGTTAAAGCGAAGAAAACCTGAGTGAGAAGATAGCCCCAGAAGAAGGAAGACTGGATGAGACCAACCGTAGCGCTGTTCCAGTTAAATTCCTTTGACATCGGAAGAATTGCAATGCTCATGTTCACCTAAAACCAAAGTGGAAGCTGAGTTAGGGCAGTAATAAAGGATCACATATGGTCTTTTTTCCAATAATATCAAACAGATGAATAGAAAAAGAATGGAAGGAAGAAATTCATTGTCATTCAGCTTAAGATCTCAAGAACTTAAACATAATTTCTCTTTTTAAGAAAAAATCTTAAACAACTTTTGTGACTTAATCTgcaattaaaaacttgaaggcaAGGTAGCTATTCTTACAACCATGTTTGTAAACAAATTTTGATGGTGATTATTGAAAAAATAGGATATAAAATATTAATGTGGTAGCCATAAAGTTTGGCATGTGCCTGAATACACCTATGCTTAggtgtattttttttaataaaaaagttAAGCAATGAACGATACATTCAAACATCCCAAAAAGGGATGACAATGTCCATCTTATAGGGGGTCATAAGATCAGAATGGAAAGCTAAGTAGCAAGATAAAAGTTGGATGAATTGCTCACACGATCCATGTTGCATAACAAAAATGCAGCAAAACACAGCAGTACAACAATCCAACGTCTTGGAAATTGCTCCCACCAAGGTTTTGATTGCTCAACTTCTTCCACCAAAATGGCTTCACTTGCCCCTTCCGATGACACAAGAGACTCCAAAGCTCCAGTTATGTCATACTCATCAGATTTATAGTCAGCTTGGGTTCTATTTACCGCAGCATGCTTTTTCTGCAGCTTTTGTCCATCAATGAAACCAAGCTTATCCAGTTTCCTTGGTTGAACCCAACTGTTACCTGAGTCAGCAGAGGAAAGATAACATTCCCATCTTCTGGTTCTTCGCCTAGGATTGATGACATGAGAACTTTCACTAAACCGGTTAGGTTGAATGAGTTCAACATAAAATGGTGATTTTGATCCAAAAGATTTACCATCCAAAGGTCCAGTAGATTGGGAATATGACCTATAAATGCAACCGGAGTACGACAAGCCACTCCTTGAGAGACACCGGTCGTTGTATAACATATTCCTCTGAACATACTTCAAAGCAGCACAACCCAATCGTTCTCCACGGCTAATACACTGCTCTCTGCCTGTTGACATAGTCAGTTCATTGATTTGTTATCCAAGGCACCACGAAGATGCAAGATACTAAGAACTGAGTAGATCAAGTAGATGAAGAAAATCAGGAAAAGGCTTCAGCGAAGTGTAAAATTTAGTTTTGGCAGCTACAAGTGCTGGCTAACGTTTTGATCTTTACAGCACTTCACTATTCAGAGTGTTCCCCAAAAACAACAAGTGAAGCGAAAGAGAAAAAGAAACAAGACTCAATGCTCTTCACTTTTCAAGAACTACTCGCTTTACCCAGAGACCAGCTTAGTTTCTTACAGCATTTCCGTGACCAATAGGAATCACAAGATTCCCTGCATGTGTAATATTCACATATATCTCTCCAATTAATTGCAAATCATGAGTTAATTTGCATATGTACCCAATTTGAAGTCAAGATTCTCTTAGTTTTGTCGGGTTAACCACTATTTATCAAATTTTCCATCACTTCACCATAGCTTGTGGTAAAGGATATTCCTTTAGAAATTGTGCAAGAGATTTTAACATCAAAGAGATCAGAGAGTTTATACTGCGAATGTTATCTTGATAAAATAGGACTTCTTTTCTGTTTATAGTCTAGGCACGAAATACCAAAATGATTCTCTAATATTAATGAGATAAAGAAACAAACAGTCACTGTTACACATCTTCGAGCCGTAACTAATTTAAGCTTTGTCTTAGTTGAATCAGTTTTAGAATTCAACATTGATATAGTCGCTCAAATGACCAAAATTGAAATATTTGTCACACAAAATCTATGAGTATCCATTTGCATGCAAAAGATTCCTTTAGATACCAGTATAACATCTAGATTTAACTCAAGTATTGAGGCAAAACAGTACTTTCagcccaaaaaaagaaaaaaactaaatatttttaatcataaaaaaAAACTACATTCACAAAATCAATAGACATGCAATCAATTTGCTACATGCATCCAATAGAGTATACTGCTTCACTATTTCTCAAA contains:
- the LOC104119927 gene encoding cytochrome P450 86A8, which encodes MDIAIALLLFTAITCYLLWFTFISRSLKGPRVWPLLGSLPGLIENSERMHDWIVDNLRACGGTYQTCICAIPFLARKQGLVTVTCDPKNLEHILKTRFENYPKGPTWQAVFHELLGQGIFNSDGDTWLFQRKTAALEFTTRTLRQAMARWVNRAIQLRFCPILKTAQLESKPVDLQDLLLRLTFDNICGLAFGKDPQTLAPGLPENTFSSAFDRATEASLQRFILPEVIWKLKKWLGLGMEVSLNRSLVQLDKYMSDIINTRKLELMSQQKDGNPHDDLLSRFMKKKESYTNKFLQHVALNFILAGRDTSSVALSWFFWLVIQNPVVEQKILHEICTVLIETRGSDTSSWLDEPLAFEEVDRLTYLKAALSETLRLYPSVPEDSKHVVVDDLLPDGTFVPAGSSITYSIYSAGRMKTTWGEDCLEFKPERWLTPDGKKFVMHEQYKFVAFNAGPRICLGKDLAYLQMKSVAAAVLLRHRLMVAPGHKVEQKMSLTLFMKDGLKVNLLPRDLTLLTDSLKKEKEVQLVQKLHRDKDE
- the LOC104119928 gene encoding ascorbate transporter, chloroplastic, with product MAIGAVVSNRNFGCFVSSGREQCISRGERLGCAALKYVQRNMLYNDRCLSRSGLSYSGCIYRSYSQSTGPLDGKSFGSKSPFYVELIQPNRFSESSHVINPRRRTRRWECYLSSADSGNSWVQPRKLDKLGFIDGQKLQKKHAAVNRTQADYKSDEYDITGALESLVSSEGASEAILVEEVEQSKPWWEQFPRRWIVVLLCFAAFLLCNMDRVNMSIAILPMSKEFNWNSATVGLIQSSFFWGYLLTQIVGGIWADKLGGKVVLGFGVVWWSIATVLTPIAARMGLPFLLVVRALMGIGEGVAMPAMNNMLSKWIPVSERSRSLALVYSGMYLGSVTGLAFSPILIQKFGWPSVFYSFGSLGSIWFALWLTKAYSSPKDDPGLSALEKRLIMGGSVSKEPVSNIPWKLILSKAPVWALIISHFCHNWGTFILLTWMPTYYSQVLKFNLTESGLLCVLPWLTMAVFANVGGWIADTLVSKGFSITSVRKIMQSIGFLGPAFFLSQLSHVRTPALAVLCMACSQGSDAFSQSGLYSNHQDIGPRYAGVLLGLSNTAGVLAGVFGTAATGYILQKGSWDDVFKVAVILYIIGTLVWNFFSTGERILE